In Pseudomonadota bacterium, the following are encoded in one genomic region:
- a CDS encoding fumarate hydratase, with product MNAIKAADVIQSVADALQYISYYHPPDFIRNVARAYELEESSAAKDAMAQILINSRMCAEGHRPLCQDTGIVNVFCKVGMQVRWADDMSLEDMINEGVRRAYNHPDNKLRASVLSDPAGARKNTKDNTPAVIHVQLVPGHEVDITVAAKGGGSENKSKFVMLNPSDSIVDWVLKTVPTMGAGWCPPGMLGIGIGGTAEKAMLMAKESLMDDIDMQELIARGPSNRIEELRIELYEKVNALGIGAQGLGGLTTVLDVKIKDYPTHAASLPVAMIPNCAATRHVHFHLDGSGVAHLPVPKLEDWPKITWSVGNARRVNLDTVTAEEIQNWQPGETILLSGAMLTGRDAAHKRIEEIFARGESLPAGVDFNGRFIYYVGPVDPVREEVVGPAGPTTATRMDKFTDMMLAKTGLLGMIGKSERGPVAIDAIKRHKAVYLMAVGGAAYLVSKAIRQARVVAFEDLGMEAIHEFVVEDMPVTVAVDSRGVSVHDTGPREWQARIGKIPVKVEA from the coding sequence GTGAACGCAATCAAAGCCGCTGATGTGATCCAAAGCGTGGCCGACGCGCTGCAATACATCTCCTACTACCATCCGCCGGATTTCATCAGGAACGTGGCGCGCGCCTATGAACTGGAAGAATCCAGCGCGGCCAAGGACGCGATGGCGCAGATCCTGATCAATTCGCGCATGTGCGCCGAAGGCCACCGCCCCTTGTGCCAGGACACCGGCATCGTCAACGTGTTCTGCAAGGTCGGCATGCAGGTGCGCTGGGCGGACGACATGTCGCTGGAGGACATGATCAACGAAGGCGTGCGGCGCGCCTACAACCATCCCGACAACAAGCTGCGCGCCTCGGTGCTGTCCGATCCGGCCGGCGCGCGCAAGAACACCAAGGACAACACCCCGGCCGTCATCCATGTACAACTGGTGCCGGGCCATGAAGTCGACATCACGGTCGCGGCCAAGGGCGGCGGTTCGGAGAACAAGTCGAAGTTCGTGATGCTGAATCCCTCCGACAGCATCGTCGACTGGGTGCTTAAAACGGTGCCGACCATGGGCGCCGGCTGGTGTCCGCCGGGCATGCTCGGCATCGGCATCGGTGGCACCGCCGAGAAAGCCATGCTGATGGCGAAAGAGTCCTTGATGGACGACATCGACATGCAGGAACTGATCGCGCGCGGGCCGAGCAACCGCATCGAGGAACTGCGCATCGAACTGTACGAGAAGGTCAACGCGCTCGGCATCGGTGCGCAGGGTCTGGGCGGTCTGACCACCGTGCTCGACGTCAAGATCAAGGATTATCCGACCCATGCGGCCTCGTTGCCGGTGGCGATGATCCCGAACTGCGCGGCGACCCGTCACGTGCATTTTCATCTCGACGGTTCGGGCGTCGCGCATCTGCCGGTGCCCAAGCTCGAGGACTGGCCGAAGATCACCTGGTCGGTCGGTAACGCGCGGCGCGTGAACCTCGACACCGTGACCGCCGAGGAGATCCAGAACTGGCAGCCGGGCGAAACCATCCTGCTGTCCGGCGCCATGCTCACCGGCCGCGACGCCGCCCACAAGCGCATCGAGGAGATCTTCGCGCGCGGTGAGTCGCTGCCGGCGGGCGTCGATTTCAACGGTCGCTTCATCTACTACGTGGGCCCGGTCGACCCGGTGCGCGAGGAAGTGGTGGGACCGGCCGGCCCGACCACCGCCACGCGCATGGACAAGTTCACCGACATGATGCTTGCCAAGACCGGCCTGCTCGGCATGATCGGTAAATCCGAGCGTGGGCCGGTGGCCATCGATGCCATCAAGCGTCACAAGGCGGTGTACCTGATGGCGGTCGGTGGCGCGGCCTACCTGGTGTCCAAGGCCATTCGCCAGGCACGCGTGGTGGCGTTCGAGGACCTTGGCATGGAAGCCATCCACGAATTCGTGGTGGAGGACATGCCGGTGACAGTGGCGGTGGACAGCCGTGGCGTGTCGGTACACGACACCGGGCCGCGCGAATGGCAGGCCCGCATCGGCAAGATCCCGGTCAAGGTCGAGGCCTGA